One region of Priestia megaterium genomic DNA includes:
- the rpsA gene encoding 30S ribosomal protein S1 — protein sequence MTEDMNQVEVTSLEVGETVKGTITKVEEKQVYVDVPNSKLDGIIPISELASLHIEKAGDVIQEGAEVEAKVIKVEDDVLVLSKRAVDAEKAWDGLEAKLSSGEVFEAVVKEIVKGGLVVDIGVRGFIPASLVETHFVDDFAEYQDQTLTVKVVELDKEKNRVILSHRAVVEEELVQQKENVLESLKEGQVLEGTVQRLTDFGAFVDVGGVDGLVHISQLSHTRVEKPSDVVAEGDTVKVKVLSVDKSTGRVSLSIKDTLEGPWSNISTKLRQGDVVDGTVKRLVSFGAFVEVLPGVEGLVHISQISHKHIGTPHEVLSEGEKVTVKVLDVNEQERRVSLSIRDLEEEEQEDYGDYELQEESKGFQLGDMIGDQLKKLR from the coding sequence ATGACAGAAGATATGAATCAAGTAGAGGTAACGTCATTAGAAGTAGGAGAAACAGTAAAAGGTACTATTACAAAAGTAGAAGAAAAGCAAGTGTATGTAGATGTGCCTAACAGCAAACTAGACGGTATTATTCCAATTAGTGAATTAGCGAGCTTACATATTGAAAAAGCAGGGGATGTAATCCAAGAAGGTGCCGAAGTCGAAGCGAAAGTAATTAAAGTGGAAGACGATGTGCTTGTGTTATCTAAACGGGCTGTAGATGCTGAAAAAGCATGGGACGGTTTAGAAGCAAAACTTTCTTCAGGTGAAGTGTTTGAAGCGGTAGTCAAAGAAATTGTCAAAGGCGGATTAGTAGTAGATATTGGTGTAAGAGGGTTCATTCCAGCTTCTCTTGTTGAAACTCATTTCGTTGATGATTTCGCAGAATATCAAGATCAAACTCTTACAGTCAAAGTAGTGGAATTAGATAAAGAAAAAAATCGCGTGATCCTTTCGCATCGTGCAGTTGTAGAAGAAGAGCTTGTACAACAAAAAGAAAATGTTCTTGAGTCATTAAAAGAAGGTCAGGTTTTAGAAGGAACCGTTCAGCGCTTAACAGACTTTGGTGCGTTTGTAGATGTAGGCGGAGTAGATGGGCTAGTGCATATCTCTCAGCTTTCACATACGCGTGTAGAAAAGCCTTCAGACGTAGTAGCTGAGGGAGATACTGTGAAAGTCAAAGTATTATCTGTTGACAAATCAACGGGTCGTGTTTCATTATCTATTAAAGATACGTTAGAAGGTCCATGGTCCAACATTTCTACGAAGCTTCGCCAAGGTGATGTAGTAGATGGAACTGTTAAAAGACTTGTATCTTTTGGAGCTTTTGTGGAAGTTCTACCTGGAGTAGAAGGACTTGTACACATTTCTCAAATTTCACATAAGCATATCGGGACACCGCATGAAGTGCTTTCTGAAGGCGAAAAAGTGACGGTAAAAGTACTTGATGTGAATGAACAAGAACGACGCGTTTCGTTAAGCATTCGTGACCTTGAGGAAGAAGAGCAAGAAGATTACGGTGACTATGAATTACAAGAAGAGTCAAAAGGCTTCCAATTAGGTGATATGATTGGGGATCAATTAAAAAAATTAAGATAA
- a CDS encoding lysophospholipid acyltransferase family protein: protein MILSFYMFARGIVKGILTPVYRYEVIGAENIPSEGGVLLCSNHIDNLDPPTVGVTCPRPISFMAKAELFKAPFLKTVLPKLETFPVKRGMADREALRQGLKILKEGKVLGLFPEGTRSKDGKLGKGMAGVGFFALRSKAAVVPCAVIGPYKRFARLKVVYGPPIQMDELRERKASAEEVTEVIMKSIGELIEKYQ from the coding sequence ATGATTTTGAGCTTTTATATGTTTGCACGTGGCATTGTAAAAGGTATTTTAACACCAGTTTATCGTTATGAAGTAATCGGTGCAGAAAATATCCCTTCAGAAGGCGGAGTTTTGCTTTGTTCAAATCATATTGACAACTTAGATCCGCCTACGGTAGGTGTGACATGTCCAAGGCCTATTTCGTTTATGGCAAAAGCAGAGCTGTTTAAAGCACCTTTTCTGAAGACGGTTCTGCCAAAGTTAGAAACGTTCCCTGTAAAGCGGGGGATGGCAGATCGTGAAGCTTTGCGCCAAGGGTTAAAGATTTTAAAAGAAGGAAAAGTGCTTGGATTATTTCCAGAAGGAACAAGAAGTAAAGATGGAAAATTAGGAAAAGGAATGGCTGGAGTAGGCTTTTTTGCTTTGCGTTCAAAAGCAGCTGTTGTTCCTTGTGCTGTTATTGGTCCATATAAGCGTTTTGCAAGGTTAAAAGTAGTGTACGGACCGCCAATTCAGATGGATGAACTTCGTGAACGAAAGGCATCAGCCGAGGAAGTAACCGAAGTTATTATGAAAAGCATTGGTGAATTAATTGAAAAATATCAATAG
- the cmk gene encoding (d)CMP kinase — protein MEKQISIAIDGPAAAGKSTVAKIIAETLSYIYVDTGAMYRALTYQAQKNQVDLQNEEELLHLLNETVIDLKPSESGQVVILNGQNVTSEIRSAEVTNSVSIVAKHRAVREEMVARQQGLAKDGGVVMDGRDIGTHVLPQAEVKIFLLASVDERAQRRHDENIKKGFESNLERLKEEIARRDKLDSEREVAPLKKAEDAIEIDTTSLSIEGVVEKILSITNERIG, from the coding sequence ATGGAAAAACAAATTTCAATCGCGATTGACGGTCCTGCAGCTGCTGGGAAAAGTACAGTGGCAAAGATTATAGCAGAAACCTTATCATATATTTATGTTGATACAGGAGCGATGTATCGTGCTCTAACGTATCAAGCGCAGAAAAACCAGGTGGATTTGCAAAATGAAGAAGAGCTATTGCATTTGCTTAATGAAACAGTAATCGATTTAAAACCGTCTGAATCTGGGCAGGTAGTCATCTTAAATGGACAGAATGTTACAAGTGAAATTCGTTCCGCAGAAGTAACTAACTCTGTATCCATTGTAGCGAAACATCGTGCAGTTCGTGAAGAGATGGTAGCGAGACAGCAGGGCCTTGCTAAAGATGGAGGCGTTGTAATGGATGGACGTGATATCGGTACACACGTGCTTCCTCAGGCAGAAGTTAAAATCTTTTTATTAGCGTCTGTGGATGAAAGAGCACAGCGACGCCATGATGAAAACATAAAAAAAGGTTTTGAATCAAATTTAGAGCGTTTAAAAGAAGAAATTGCCCGCAGAGACAAGCTGGATTCTGAGCGTGAAGTAGCACCTCTTAAAAAAGCTGAAGATGCAATTGAAATCGATACAACTTCCTTATCGATTGAAGGAGTTGTAGAAAAAATACTTTCTATTACAAACGAAAGGATTGGATGA
- a CDS encoding YpfB family protein: MNRIERILIKLVVIQFVFLIIAQCILLSSSHSTYFSKVIQYEGVSKNNFNKIIETFDQ; the protein is encoded by the coding sequence ATGAATCGAATAGAACGAATTTTAATTAAATTAGTGGTTATTCAATTTGTGTTTTTAATAATTGCCCAATGTATTTTACTATCTAGCAGTCACAGTACATATTTCTCAAAGGTCATTCAGTATGAGGGAGTTAGCAAAAATAATTTTAATAAAATTATTGAAACATTCGACCAGTAG
- a CDS encoding flagellar brake protein encodes MIKAGMRLTLESGHRESTLQQTYRCKVVEFTEDVIYISYPLNEETQRSAFLLKGTKLLATFIGYNQNVYTFPTEVTGREIKGMPVVKLFYPGDKKLKSIQRRNFFRVPLTVKAVIKSEQEQQAVMEIMTKNISAGGVAGSFHHSLLFNEKDSVVVRLSLPNREGTLQHLELKGEVVRITAPTSCKVGQLSIKFMDMEKQTKEMMIRYTLKRQLDLRRKGLL; translated from the coding sequence ATGATAAAAGCGGGAATGAGGTTGACGTTAGAGAGCGGGCACAGAGAGTCTACCTTACAACAAACGTATCGATGTAAGGTAGTTGAGTTTACGGAAGACGTGATTTATATTAGCTATCCGCTAAATGAAGAAACGCAGCGAAGTGCTTTTTTACTAAAAGGTACAAAATTGCTGGCTACGTTTATTGGATATAATCAAAATGTATATACCTTTCCAACTGAAGTAACAGGACGCGAAATAAAAGGCATGCCTGTAGTAAAGCTCTTTTACCCGGGCGATAAAAAGTTAAAATCTATCCAAAGAAGAAATTTTTTCCGTGTGCCGCTTACAGTGAAGGCGGTGATAAAAAGTGAACAAGAACAGCAGGCCGTAATGGAAATCATGACTAAAAACATCAGTGCAGGTGGAGTAGCCGGCTCCTTCCATCATTCGCTGCTTTTTAATGAGAAAGATTCCGTTGTTGTACGATTAAGTCTTCCTAATCGTGAGGGAACTTTGCAGCATCTTGAATTAAAAGGGGAAGTTGTACGAATTACCGCCCCGACTTCCTGTAAAGTAGGTCAGCTATCTATTAAATTTATGGACATGGAAAAACAAACGAAAGAAATGATGATTCGTTATACCTTAAAGCGTCAGCTCGACCTAAGGAGAAAAGGTCTTCTTTAG
- the ypeB gene encoding germination protein YpeB, giving the protein MIRTILIVLLAIGVVGVGYWGYSEHQEKDAVLLQAENTYQRAFHDLSYQLDLLNDKIGGTLAMSSRDQLSPALAEVWRLTSEAHNNVGQLPLSLLPFNKTEEFLSDVGDFTYKVAVRDLSKSPLTDKEYKTLNSLYDQSGEIQNEMRQVQHLVIDNNLRWMDVELALATKEKQGDNTIIDGLKTVEKSMDSFAETDLGVMNATNEQEKNAFHQLKGREVSEDVAKQVARSFLNLKGNEQIHIVKSGKDADYEVYSLTITDPKTKQETYMDITQKGGYPLWVLEDRDIKKQNISLNDAMNKATKFLKDHRFESLVMAESAQYDNMGVFTFVEQTESGVRIYPDSVKMKMSLEDGSVIGFSAKDFLLKHRTRDIPKPKISKEQAKTKLNSNVKVMEDRLAIITNDLNEEVLCYEFLGTIKNDTYRIFINADTGFEEKVEKLQNSEPLYNEV; this is encoded by the coding sequence ATGATTCGAACAATTTTAATTGTATTATTAGCTATTGGTGTTGTAGGTGTAGGGTATTGGGGGTACAGCGAACATCAAGAAAAAGATGCTGTGCTGCTTCAAGCGGAGAATACGTATCAACGAGCATTTCATGATTTGTCATATCAGCTAGATTTATTAAATGATAAAATCGGTGGCACGCTTGCCATGAGTTCGAGAGATCAGCTTTCGCCCGCGCTTGCAGAAGTATGGCGTTTAACTTCTGAAGCTCATAACAATGTAGGACAGCTGCCTTTATCGCTTTTACCGTTCAATAAAACAGAAGAGTTTCTTTCAGATGTTGGTGACTTTACGTACAAAGTGGCGGTAAGGGATTTAAGCAAATCTCCCTTAACAGATAAAGAGTATAAAACGTTAAATTCGCTTTATGATCAGTCAGGCGAAATTCAAAATGAAATGCGCCAAGTACAGCATCTAGTCATTGATAATAACTTGCGCTGGATGGATGTTGAGCTAGCTCTAGCCACAAAAGAAAAGCAAGGGGACAATACGATTATTGACGGATTAAAAACCGTTGAAAAAAGTATGGATTCTTTTGCCGAAACAGATTTAGGGGTTATGAATGCAACGAATGAACAGGAAAAAAACGCTTTTCATCAATTAAAAGGTAGAGAAGTTAGTGAAGATGTTGCTAAACAAGTGGCGCGTTCGTTTTTGAATTTAAAAGGAAATGAACAAATTCATATTGTAAAGAGCGGAAAAGATGCCGATTATGAGGTGTACAGCTTAACCATTACAGATCCAAAGACTAAACAAGAGACGTATATGGATATTACCCAAAAAGGTGGATATCCGCTTTGGGTGCTCGAAGATCGAGATATTAAAAAACAAAATATTAGTTTAAACGATGCTATGAACAAAGCGACTAAGTTTTTAAAAGATCATCGTTTTGAAAGCCTAGTGATGGCTGAAAGCGCTCAATACGATAACATGGGAGTCTTTACATTCGTTGAGCAAACGGAAAGTGGAGTTCGGATTTATCCGGATTCAGTTAAAATGAAAATGTCTTTAGAAGATGGATCTGTGATTGGCTTCTCAGCTAAAGACTTCTTATTAAAACATCGTACAAGAGATATTCCAAAACCTAAAATTTCGAAAGAACAGGCAAAAACCAAGCTAAACTCGAATGTAAAAGTGATGGAAGACCGCTTGGCAATTATTACAAATGATTTAAACGAAGAAGTGCTATGCTATGAGTTTTTAGGGACAATTAAAAATGATACGTATCGTATTTTTATCAATGCCGATACGGGTTTTGAAGAGAAAGTCGAAAAACTGCAAAACTCAGAACCTTTATATAATGAAGTATAA
- the sleB gene encoding spore cortex-lytic enzyme — translation MLSFRCFKKYACLICICSFIAASVVSPKAAHAFSNQVIQHGAVGDDVIELQSRLQYLGYYNGKIDGVFGWSTYWALRNFQYEFGIKKIDGLAGWQTKIKLANATKYHESYVKNQIRKGNKFTHYGGKSLDQQSKGSGSSGKSSGNNGQQKAQSGSSQAKKPASQPQRNTSKGNSEQQKEKAQKPTAVNVPSGFSQNDIQLMANAVHGEARGEPYNGQVAVAAVILNRVNSPSFPNTVAGVIFEPRAFTAVADGQIWLEPNPTSKKAVMDAINGWDPTGNAIYYFNPDTATSAWIWSRPQIKQIGKHIFCR, via the coding sequence ATGTTATCATTTCGATGTTTTAAAAAGTATGCATGTCTCATATGCATATGTTCATTTATTGCAGCGTCCGTTGTGAGTCCAAAGGCCGCTCACGCGTTTTCAAATCAAGTCATTCAACACGGAGCAGTTGGAGATGACGTTATTGAGCTGCAGTCGAGACTTCAGTATTTAGGTTATTATAACGGGAAAATTGACGGTGTATTTGGATGGAGCACATACTGGGCACTGCGCAATTTTCAATATGAATTTGGCATTAAAAAGATTGACGGTTTAGCAGGCTGGCAAACAAAGATTAAATTAGCTAACGCAACAAAATATCACGAAAGCTATGTGAAAAATCAAATTAGAAAAGGCAATAAGTTTACGCACTATGGCGGTAAGTCTCTTGATCAGCAGTCTAAAGGAAGCGGTAGCAGTGGAAAAAGCAGCGGGAACAATGGTCAGCAAAAAGCACAAAGCGGATCTTCTCAAGCAAAAAAACCTGCCAGTCAGCCGCAGCGTAATACGTCTAAAGGAAATTCTGAACAACAGAAAGAAAAAGCACAAAAGCCAACAGCGGTGAATGTACCGAGCGGGTTTTCACAAAATGATATTCAGCTCATGGCAAATGCTGTGCATGGTGAAGCACGGGGTGAACCATATAATGGCCAAGTAGCCGTAGCGGCCGTTATTTTAAACCGAGTTAACAGTCCGTCATTTCCAAATACAGTCGCTGGAGTTATTTTTGAACCGCGTGCATTTACTGCCGTAGCAGATGGGCAAATTTGGCTTGAACCCAATCCAACATCTAAAAAAGCGGTTATGGATGCGATTAACGGATGGGATCCTACTGGGAATGCTATTTATTACTTTAATCCGGATACAGCAACAAGCGCATGGATTTGGTCACGTCCTCAAATTAAGCAAATCGGGAAACACATTTTCTGTCGATAA
- the prsW gene encoding glutamic-type intramembrane protease PrsW, which translates to MLAIVSAGIAPGLALLSFFYLKDEYETEPISMVLKTFIFGAMLVLPIMFIQYVFGEEHVFQSPFLEAFFTTSFLEEFFKWFILYFTIYQHVEFDEHYDGIVYGAAVSLGFATVENILYLFANGLESALGRAILPVSSHALFGVIMGYYLGKAKFSEGKEKTKWTLYSVFAPLILHGTYDYILKTMDHWVFIIIPFMIYLWWLALRKVKKAKQPSIV; encoded by the coding sequence ATGTTGGCGATTGTATCTGCAGGCATTGCGCCAGGATTGGCATTGTTAAGTTTTTTTTATTTGAAAGATGAATATGAAACTGAGCCTATTTCAATGGTATTAAAAACATTTATTTTTGGAGCAATGCTTGTTTTGCCAATTATGTTTATTCAATATGTATTTGGTGAAGAACACGTTTTTCAATCACCTTTTCTTGAAGCATTTTTTACGACAAGCTTTTTAGAAGAATTTTTCAAATGGTTCATTTTATATTTCACGATTTATCAGCATGTGGAATTTGATGAGCATTACGATGGAATTGTTTACGGGGCAGCTGTTTCATTAGGTTTTGCTACCGTTGAAAATATTTTATATTTATTTGCAAATGGTTTAGAATCAGCGCTAGGAAGAGCCATTTTACCCGTATCTAGTCATGCTTTATTCGGCGTCATTATGGGGTATTATTTAGGGAAAGCAAAGTTTTCTGAAGGAAAGGAAAAAACGAAGTGGACGCTGTATTCCGTATTTGCGCCGCTCATTTTACATGGAACATATGATTATATTTTAAAAACAATGGATCATTGGGTATTTATTATTATTCCATTTATGATTTATTTATGGTGGCTGGCATTAAGAAAAGTAAAAAAGGCCAAACAGCCATCGATTGTCTAG
- a CDS encoding asparaginase, which produces MKTVYILHTGGTISMKEDMETGAVAPDIQNPLHRSTSSVSGMANVIVEEAFHLPSPHITPKEMLILSKKIRDKINEGKIDAVVLTHGTDTLEETAYFLDLTVHTDIPIVLTGAMRSSNEIGSDGPYNFISAVRVAISDGAKGKGVLVVMNDEIHTAENVTKTHTSNVATFQSPQYGPIGLITKRGVSFHHMPTEHEFYPVNQIDKQITLLKAYAGMDDHLFQAVASMNVDGLIIEALGQGNLPPLTIPGIQLLLKRKIPIVLVSRCFNGIAQDVYGYEGGGKLLKEMGVIFSNGLNGPKARIKLLVALQVTTNHDELQQLFNH; this is translated from the coding sequence ATGAAAACTGTTTATATTCTTCACACCGGCGGCACAATCTCGATGAAAGAAGACATGGAAACTGGAGCGGTAGCACCAGATATTCAAAACCCGCTTCACCGCTCAACATCATCTGTTTCAGGTATGGCCAATGTAATCGTAGAAGAAGCATTTCATCTGCCTTCTCCTCATATTACTCCTAAGGAAATGCTTATACTTTCAAAAAAAATACGCGATAAAATTAATGAAGGCAAAATTGATGCAGTCGTGTTAACCCACGGCACGGACACGCTGGAAGAAACCGCTTATTTTTTAGATTTAACCGTGCATACAGATATTCCAATTGTCTTAACTGGAGCTATGAGATCAAGCAATGAAATCGGTTCAGACGGTCCTTATAATTTTATATCTGCGGTTCGGGTGGCTATTAGTGACGGGGCAAAAGGAAAAGGTGTCTTAGTTGTGATGAACGATGAAATTCATACCGCTGAAAATGTGACCAAGACCCACACAAGCAACGTGGCGACATTTCAAAGCCCTCAGTACGGGCCAATAGGATTAATCACAAAACGCGGCGTATCTTTTCACCACATGCCTACAGAACATGAATTTTATCCTGTTAATCAAATAGATAAACAAATCACTTTATTAAAAGCTTATGCAGGAATGGACGACCATTTATTTCAAGCAGTGGCTTCAATGAATGTTGACGGACTTATAATTGAAGCCCTCGGTCAAGGAAATCTGCCTCCTCTCACCATTCCAGGAATTCAATTGCTTTTGAAGCGAAAGATACCCATCGTGCTCGTTTCTCGCTGTTTTAATGGAATTGCTCAAGATGTATATGGGTATGAAGGCGGTGGCAAGCTGTTAAAAGAGATGGGCGTTATTTTTTCAAATGGCTTAAATGGTCCTAAAGCACGCATTAAACTGTTGGTTGCTCTCCAAGTAACAACGAATCATGATGAGCTGCAGCAGCTATTTAATCATTAG
- a CDS encoding YpdA family putative bacillithiol disulfide reductase, with product MKKEKVIIVGGGPCGLSAAIELQHTGIDALVIEKGNIVNAIYNYPTHQTFFSSSEKLEIGDVPFITENRKPVRNQALAYYREVVKRKQVRIQPFERVLQVDKQAENQIIVTTSKETYEAENVIIATGYYDHPNYMNVPGEDLSKVFHYFKEAHPYFDKDVVVIGGKNSSVDAALELVKCDARVTVIYRGSDYSPSVKPWILPEFEALVRNGTIGMHFNAHVTKITDEAVTYEQEGKEFTISNDFVFAMTGYHPDHSFLTKMGVELDDETGRPSFNEETMETNVEGIYIAGVIAAGNNANEIFIENGRFHGKSIASHIINKNNA from the coding sequence ATGAAGAAAGAAAAAGTAATTATTGTTGGCGGAGGACCATGCGGGCTTTCAGCAGCTATTGAGCTTCAACATACAGGTATTGATGCCCTTGTAATTGAAAAAGGCAATATTGTGAATGCAATTTATAACTATCCGACCCACCAAACGTTTTTTAGTTCAAGTGAAAAACTAGAAATTGGGGATGTCCCTTTTATTACCGAAAATCGTAAGCCTGTGCGCAACCAAGCTCTTGCTTACTACCGAGAAGTGGTGAAGCGCAAGCAAGTTCGAATTCAGCCGTTTGAACGTGTCTTGCAGGTAGACAAACAAGCGGAAAACCAAATTATTGTCACAACATCCAAAGAGACATATGAAGCGGAGAATGTCATTATAGCTACGGGCTATTACGATCATCCTAATTATATGAATGTTCCTGGTGAAGATTTATCAAAGGTATTTCATTATTTCAAAGAAGCGCATCCGTATTTTGATAAAGATGTAGTCGTTATAGGCGGAAAAAACTCTAGCGTCGATGCAGCTCTGGAATTGGTGAAGTGTGATGCAAGGGTGACGGTTATTTATCGTGGCTCAGATTACTCCCCTAGCGTAAAACCTTGGATATTGCCTGAATTTGAAGCGCTGGTTCGAAATGGAACGATTGGGATGCATTTTAACGCTCATGTAACAAAGATAACGGATGAAGCGGTAACATATGAGCAGGAAGGGAAAGAATTTACGATTAGTAACGATTTTGTTTTTGCCATGACTGGCTATCACCCTGATCACTCGTTTTTAACAAAAATGGGTGTGGAATTAGATGATGAAACAGGCCGCCCTTCTTTTAACGAAGAGACGATGGAAACAAACGTGGAAGGAATTTATATCGCTGGTGTGATTGCTGCAGGAAACAATGCTAATGAGATTTTTATTGAAAATGGACGTTTTCATGGGAAATCAATCGCTTCTCATATTATCAACAAAAACAACGCATAG
- a CDS encoding Glu/Leu/Phe/Val family dehydrogenase has product MQDSKNSQEEKHDVLKSTQTVIHKALEKLGYPDEVYELLKEPLRMMTVKIPVRMDDGSVKIFTGHRAQHNDAVGPTKGGIRFHPNVTEKEVKALSIWMSLKCGIVDLPYGGGKGGIVCDPRNMSFGELERLSRGYVRAISQIVGPTKDIPAPDVFTNSQIMAWMMDEYSRIDEFNSPGFITGKPLVLGGSHGRETATAKGVTICIREAAKKRGIELQGARVVVQGFGNAGSFLAKFMHDAGAKIVGISDAYGALHDPNGLDIDYLLDRRDSFGTVTKLFNNTISNKELLELDCDILVPAAIENQITEENAHNIQASIVVEAANGPTTLEATRILSERGILLVPDVLASAGGVTVSYFEWVQNNQGYYWTEEEVEEKLEKVMVKSFNNIYETSTTRKVDMRLAAYMIGVRKMAEGSRFRGWI; this is encoded by the coding sequence ATGCAAGACAGTAAAAATAGTCAAGAAGAGAAGCATGATGTTTTAAAATCTACACAAACAGTGATACATAAAGCGTTAGAAAAACTAGGCTATCCTGATGAAGTGTATGAACTATTAAAAGAGCCATTACGAATGATGACAGTAAAAATTCCTGTTCGTATGGATGACGGATCAGTTAAGATTTTTACAGGTCACCGAGCGCAGCATAACGATGCAGTTGGTCCTACGAAAGGTGGAATTCGTTTTCACCCAAACGTAACTGAAAAAGAAGTAAAAGCTCTATCTATATGGATGAGTTTAAAATGTGGAATCGTTGACCTTCCTTACGGTGGAGGAAAAGGTGGAATTGTTTGTGATCCTCGAAATATGTCTTTTGGAGAATTAGAGCGTTTAAGCCGCGGATATGTTCGTGCGATTAGCCAAATTGTTGGACCAACAAAGGATATTCCAGCGCCGGATGTGTTTACAAATTCACAAATTATGGCTTGGATGATGGATGAATACAGCCGGATTGATGAATTTAACTCGCCTGGCTTTATTACTGGAAAGCCCCTTGTCTTAGGTGGTTCGCACGGCCGTGAAACAGCGACTGCAAAAGGAGTAACTATTTGTATTCGTGAAGCAGCGAAAAAACGAGGCATTGAATTACAAGGTGCACGGGTAGTAGTACAAGGGTTTGGAAATGCAGGAAGCTTTTTAGCTAAGTTCATGCACGACGCTGGTGCTAAAATTGTAGGGATATCTGATGCATACGGAGCGCTGCATGATCCTAATGGTTTAGACATTGATTATTTATTAGATCGACGCGATAGCTTTGGTACAGTAACGAAATTATTCAATAATACTATCAGCAACAAAGAGCTGCTTGAACTTGACTGTGACATCCTAGTTCCAGCTGCGATTGAAAATCAAATTACAGAAGAAAATGCCCATAACATTCAAGCGAGTATTGTGGTGGAAGCAGCAAATGGACCAACAACTCTTGAAGCAACGCGCATCTTGTCAGAGAGAGGGATTTTATTAGTTCCAGACGTTTTGGCAAGTGCGGGCGGTGTAACAGTCTCTTATTTTGAATGGGTGCAAAATAACCAAGGTTATTATTGGACGGAAGAAGAAGTAGAAGAAAAGCTTGAAAAAGTAATGGTGAAATCATTTAATAACATCTACGAAACTTCTACAACTCGAAAAGTCGACATGCGTCTAGCTGCTTATATGATAGGCGTAAGAAAAATGGCAGAAGGCTCTCGCTTCAGAGGCTGGATTTAA
- a CDS encoding genetic competence negative regulator — MRLERLNYNKLKVFLTYDDLKERGLTKEDLWTDTFKVKQLFREMIEQASQELNFEPTNSLSVEVFSLQAQGMVVFVTKQYEEETSYGEFDEDEFEDFIEMQVMLDESEDMFFEFDSFEDVIQLTKRMSNFYDTDSVLYSFEKRFYVLLDYHMLSPAEVGNMIAVLAEYGNPSTITKHRVNEYGKILVEKRALEYINSVFS, encoded by the coding sequence ATGAGGCTTGAACGATTAAACTATAATAAGCTAAAAGTTTTTTTGACCTACGATGATTTAAAAGAAAGAGGGTTAACAAAAGAAGATCTATGGACAGATACATTCAAAGTAAAACAGCTCTTTCGTGAGATGATAGAGCAAGCTTCTCAAGAACTGAACTTTGAACCTACAAATTCTCTTTCGGTAGAAGTTTTTTCACTTCAAGCACAGGGAATGGTTGTATTTGTGACAAAGCAGTATGAAGAAGAAACCAGCTACGGTGAGTTCGATGAAGACGAGTTCGAGGACTTCATTGAAATGCAGGTCATGCTAGATGAAAGCGAAGACATGTTTTTTGAGTTTGATTCATTTGAAGATGTCATTCAGCTGACCAAGCGCATGTCAAACTTTTACGATACGGATAGCGTACTCTATTCATTCGAAAAACGTTTTTACGTGCTGTTGGATTATCACATGCTGTCACCGGCTGAAGTTGGGAATATGATTGCGGTTTTGGCGGAGTATGGAAATCCCTCTACAATTACAAAGCACCGCGTAAATGAATATGGAAAAATATTAGTAGAAAAGAGAGCTCTGGAGTATATTAACTCTGTCTTTTCTTAA